In one Oncorhynchus masou masou isolate Uvic2021 chromosome 23, UVic_Omas_1.1, whole genome shotgun sequence genomic region, the following are encoded:
- the LOC135510548 gene encoding uncharacterized protein LOC135510548, protein MIALCLIFPLLVEMAGTESSSISQEIGLISGNVGDTVVLRCFNAGDMGIMFSFYKQTFGNIPQLISTIYKYDRNATFYHEFKGNPRFSVEGGQGKNNLMIADVEPSDSGTYYCGSAYGFIVEFGQGVILIIKGSGSRNMPVIQQSVSESVQPGDSVTLNCTIHTETCAGEHSVYWFRHGSGESHPGIIYTHGDRSDQCEKSPEAGSPTQSCVYNLPKRNLSLSDAGTYYCAVASCGEILFGNGTKLDIEAGGSVDPLLFVYCLAVTLAFAFILIILLACIIYKMKKTCLQCSELVSQTRGPTISRSDAGSQDADSLHYVALPLSNKKNRSIRQRGNMEEETVVMYSGIRQ, encoded by the exons ATGATCGCACTGTGTCTGATATTTCCACTTCTCGTAGAGATGG CTGGGACTGAATCCTCATCCATCAGTCAGGAGATTGGTCTCATTTCAGGCAACGTTGGAGACACAGTGGTTTTGCGTTGCTTCAATGCAGGCGACATGGGAATAATGTTCTCCTTTTACAAGCAAACTTTTGGAAATATTCCTCAGCTCATCTCAACCATCTATAAGTATGACAGGAATGCAACATTTTACCATGAGTTTAAGGGTAACCCTCGCTTCTCAGTGGAAGGTGGCCAAGGGAAAAATAATCTAATGATCGCAGACGTGGAACCCTCTGATTCAGGCACATACTACTGTGGAAGTGCTTATGGattcatagtggagtttggacaAGGAGTCATTCTCATCATAAAAG GTTCCGGGTCCAGAAATATGCCTGTTATACAGCAGTCTGTGTCTGAGTCAGTCCAGCCAGGAGACTCTGTGACTCTGAactgtacaatacacactgagaCCTGTGCAGGAGAACACAGTGTCTATTGGTTCAGACATGGCTCAGGAGAATCCCATCCAGGAATCATTTACACCCATGGAGACAGGAGTGACCAGTGTGAGAAGAGCCCTGAGGCTGGGTCTCCTACACAGAGCTGTGTCTACAACCTCCCCAAGAGGAACCTCAGCCTGTCTGATGCTGGGACTtactactgtgctgtggcctcaTGTGGGGAGATACTGTTTGGGAATGGTACCAAGCTGGATATTGAGG CAGGCGGGAGTGTAGACCCTCTTCTCTTTGTATACTGCCTGGCCGTAACATTGGCCTTTGCGTTTATCTTGATCATTCTCCTTGCCTGCATCATTTACAAGATGAAGAAGACATGTCTGCAGTGCAGTG AACTGGTCTCTCAGACAAGAGGTCCTACAATTTCCCGGTCAGATGCAGGG AGCCAAGATGCAGACAGTCTCCATTACGTAGCTCTGCCTCTGAGCAACAAGAAGAACAGGTCTATAAGACAGAGAGGAAACATGGAGGAAGAGACAGTGGTCATGTACTCTGGAATTAGACAGTAG